One Flavobacterium cerinum genomic window, TTATACATTATGGAATTAGAAGTAGTATCACAGGGAATGGTGATTAAAACTTTCGGTGGAACCGGAGGTTCTGAATTTGCCGCAGATTATATCCAGTCAATCGGATTATATTGCGGAAAAGAAGTAGACTCTATTACAATTAACGGAAACAAACACGGCGGTGGCGGTGGCGGTGATGCCGGAGCACTTATTTTAAGTTCGGATGAGTATATCAGTAAAGTAGTAATCCGTTCAGGGGAGCGTATCGATAAATTAATGTTAACAACAAACAAGGGTAGAACCATCGGTGGCGGTGGCGGTGGCGGAAGTGAAACCACTCTTGATAATATCCGTGTAGTCGCTATCGGCGGAAAATCAGGTACCCGAGTAGACCAGTTAAAAATCACGTATGTTGAAAATTATGAGCCTTCATCATTGGTTGAAAAAAGAGGACAGTTTGTTGTTGGTTTTACACCACAGGGAACAATCTTAAAAGAATATACTGAGTCTACGTCTAAAACATCGGATAGTTATGAAAATGTAACGGAGACAATGTTAAGTCAGCAATATAATGCCAGCGTAGAAGCAGAATATTATGCGAAAGTGGCTTTTTCTACTGAAATCAAATATGTAAATACGCAGCTAACTACAATTAAAAAAGAATTGTCTACTCAGTTGATCAACCAACAATCGAAAGAAGTAACGATCGAAAAAGGTATGGTTGGAGTATTACTGGTTGACGGTGCTGTAATGAAAGGATCAGACGGAGTGTACTGGATGTATCCGAATACATTATTAAG contains:
- a CDS encoding jacalin-like lectin, which codes for MSKYATKSLYIMELEVVSQGMVIKTFGGTGGSEFAADYIQSIGLYCGKEVDSITINGNKHGGGGGGDAGALILSSDEYISKVVIRSGERIDKLMLTTNKGRTIGGGGGGGSETTLDNIRVVAIGGKSGTRVDQLKITYVENYEPSSLVEKRGQFVVGFTPQGTILKEYTESTSKTSDSYENVTETMLSQQYNASVEAEYYAKVAFSTEIKYVNTQLTTIKKELSTQLINQQSKEVTIEKGMVGVLLVDGAVMKGSDGVYWMYPNTLLSYAVIAVTDYQNILNHYDLTGELATQMPELLKYKTEKNDYVFYEKTPVR